Proteins encoded together in one Lathyrus oleraceus cultivar Zhongwan6 chromosome 5, CAAS_Psat_ZW6_1.0, whole genome shotgun sequence window:
- the LOC127088043 gene encoding serine carboxypeptidase 1, producing MKKVSLYACLLLNLSLLAIVPYSKASQADKLDELILSRSSQNPPKTFTWEEEEDTLKTQSSSAYVVPPQEGKRLADKIVTLPGQPYGVNFDQYSGYVTVDHDTEKELFYYFVESPSNSSTKPLILWLSGGPGCSSLGYGAFEELGPFRINSDGKTLHRNPYAWNEVANVLFLESPAGVGFSYSNTTSDYDKSGDKTTAKDAYVFLINWLERFPQYKTRDFYITGESYAGHYAPQLASTILHNNKLYNQTVINLKGISIGNAWINDATDLKGIFDYFWTHALNSDETHELIDKYCDFTSENVSAICANATIRASDEIGHIDFYNIYAPQCHDSSLKNGSTGYASNEFDPCSDYYGIAYLNTPDVQKALHVIPTNWTYCTRVIRNWIDSPVTVLPTIKHLIDSGIKLWIYSGDTDARVPVTSSRYSINTLKLPINSPWRPWYSGKEIGGYVVGYKGLTFVTVRGAGHLVPSWQPERALTLISSFIYGILPPVSPSN from the exons ATGAAGAAGGTTTCTCTTTATGCTTGTCTATTACTCAACTTAAGTCTTTTGGCTATTGTTCCATATAGCAAAGCTAGTCAAGCTGATAAACTTGATGAGTTGATTCTGTCCAGAAGCTCACAGAATCCTCCTAAGACTTTTACTtgggaagaagaagaagatacATTGAAAACACAGTCTTCTTCTGCTTATGTTGTACCTCCTCAAGAGGGGAAAAGGCTTGCTGACAAGATTGTCACATTGCCTGGTCAACCCTATGGAGTTAACTTTGACCAATACTCAGGCTATGTCACAGTTGATCATGACACTGAAAAAGAACTTTTCTATTATTTTGTGGAGTCTCCCTCTAACTCTTCCACCAAACCTTTAATATTGTGGCTCAGTGGAG GACCTGGTTGTTCTTCACTGGGATATGGAGCCTTTGAGGAGCTAGGACCCTTCAGAATCAACTCTGATGGAAAAACTCTACACCGTAACCCATATGCTTGGAACGAAG TTGCAAATGTGCTTTTCTTGGAATCTCCAGCAGGAGTAGGCTTCTCCTACTCAAACACAACTTCTGACTATGACAAATCAGGAGATAAGACAACTGCAAAGGATGCCTACGTCTTCCTAATCAACTGGTTGGAGAGGTTTCCACAGTACAAAACAAGAGATTTTTACATTACTGGAGAGAGTTATGCTGGTCACTATGCTCCTCAGCTTGCATCCACTATACTTCACAACAATAAACTCTATAACCAAACCGTTATTAACCTCAAAGGCATTTCT ATAGGAAATGCCTGGATTAATGATGCTACAGATTTAAAAGGGATATTTGATTACTTTTGGACTCATGCTTTGAACTCAGATGAAACTCATGAGTTGATTGACAAGTACTGTGACTTCACTTCTGAAAATGTTTCAGCAATATGTGCTAATGCAACAATAAGAGCTTCAGATGAGATAGGACACATAGATTTCTATAACATCTATGCTCCACAGTGTCATGATTCTTCTCTCAAAAATGGCTCAACTGGTTATGCAAGTAATGAATTTGACCCTTGTTCTGATTACTATGGTATTGCCTATCTAAATACACCAGACGTCCAAAAGGCTCTTCATGTAATACCTACTAATTGGACCTATTGCAC TCGTGTTATTCGTAACTGGATAGACAGTCCAGTTACCGTCCTTCCCACCATCAAGCACCTCATTGACAGTGGCATTAAATTATGGATATACAG TGGTGATACAGATGCAAGGGTTCCAGTTACATCTTCAAGATATTCTATCAACACTCTTAAGCTTCCTATCAACTCTCCTTGGCGTCCATGGTACTCCGGAAAAGAG ATTGGAGGATATGTTGTTGGATACAAAGGACTGACATTTGTTACAGTAAGAGGAGCTGGACATCTCGTTCCAAGCTGGCAGCCGGAACGAGCATTGACTTTGATCTCATCATTCATCTATGGAATTCTTCCTCCTGTCTCACCATCAAATTAA
- the LOC127083503 gene encoding serine carboxypeptidase 1: protein MKKVSLYACLLLNLSLLSIVSDSKASQADKLDELILSRSSQNPPKTFSWEEEEDTLKTSSAYVVPPQEEQRLADKIVTLPGQPYGVNFDQYSGYVPVDHEAGRELFYYFVESPYNSSTNPLVLWLNGGPGCSSLGYGAFEELGPFRINSDGKTLYRNPYSWNEVANVLFLESPAGVGFSYSNTTSDYEKSGDKTTAKDAYVFLINWLERFPQYKTRDFYITGESYAGHYVPQLASTILHSNKLFNQTIINLKGISIGNAWIDDATGSKGLYDYFWTHALNSDQTHELIDKYCDFTSENKSAICTNATAKALIEKGNIDFYNIYAPQCHDSSLKNGSTGYVSNDFDPCSDYYGIAYLNTPAVQKALHAKPTNWSHCGDLITQWNDSPITILPTIKYLIDSGIKLWIYSGDTDARVPVTTSRYAINTLKLPINSAWRPWYSGKEIGGYVVGYKGLTFVTVRGAGHLVPSWQPERALILISSFIYGILPPVSPSN from the exons ATGAAGAAGGTATCTCTTTATGCCTGTTTATTACTCAACTTGAGTCTTTTGTCTATTGTTTCAGATAGCAAAGCAAGTCAAGCTGATAAACTTGATGAACTGATTCTGTCCAGAAGCTCACAGAATCCTCCTAAGACTTTTTCTtgggaagaagaagaagatacATTGAAAACTTCTTCTGCTTATGTTGTTCCTCCTCAAGAAGAGCAAAGGCTAGCTGACAAGATTGTCACTTTGCCTGGTCAACCCTATGGAGTTAACTTTGACCAATACTCTGGCTATGTGCCAGTTGATCATGAGGCTGGAAGAGAGCTTTTCTATTATTTTGTGGAGTCTCCATATAACTCTTCAACTAACCCTTTAGTATTGTGGCTCAATGGAG GACCTGGTTGTTCCTCATTGGGGTATGGAGCCTTTGAGGAGCTAGGACCCTTCAGAATCAACTCGGATGGAAAAACTCTATATCGTAACCCATATTCTTGGAATGAAG TTGCAAATGTACTTTTCTTGGAATCTCCAGCAGGAGTAGGCTTTTCCTACTCAAACACAACTTCTGACTATGAAAAATCAGGAGATAAGACAACCGCAAAGGATGCTTATGTCTTCCTTATCAACTGGCTGGAGAGATTTCCACAGTACAAAACAAGAGATTTTTACATAACTGGAGAGAGTTATGCTGGTCATTATGTTCCTCAACTTGCATCCACTATTCTTCACAGCAATAAACTCTTTAATCAAACCATCATCAACCTTAAAGGAATTTCA ATAGGGAATGCTTGGATTGATGATGCAACAGGTTCAAAGGGGCTATATGATTACTTTTGGACCCATGCTTTGAATTCAGATCAAACTCATGAGTTGATTGACAAGTACTGTGACTTCACTTCTGAAAATAAATCAGCAATATGTACCAATGCAACCGCAAAGGCCTTAATCGAAAAAGGAAACATAGATTTCTATAACATATATGCTCCACAATGTCATGATTCTTCTCTCAAAAATGGTTCAACTGGTTATGTAAGTAATGATTTTGATCCTTGTTCTGATTACTATGGTATTGCCTATTTAAATACACCAGCGGTTCAAAAGGCTCTTCATGCAAAACCTACAAATTGGAGTCACTGCGG TGATCTTATCACTCAATGGAACGACAGTCCAATCACCATCCTACCAACCATCAAGTATCTGATCGATAGTGGCATTAAATTATGGATATACAG TGGTGATACAGATGCAAGGGTTCCGGTCACAACTTCAAGATATGCAATCAACACCCTCAAGCTACCTATCAACTCCGCTTGGCGTCCATGGTATTCTGGAAAAGAG ATTGGAGGATATGTGGTTGGGTACAAAGGACTGACATTTGTGACAGTAAGAGGAGCAGGTCATCTTGTTCCAAGCTGGCAACCGGAACGAGCTTTGATTTTGATCTCATCATTCATCTATGGAATTCTGCCTCCTGTTTCACCATCTAATTAA